The Betta splendens chromosome 4, fBetSpl5.4, whole genome shotgun sequence genome contains a region encoding:
- the LOC114853179 gene encoding complement factor H-like isoform X1 → MRLFNVWLFILWMNVDESLQQGAIRCGHPGDAQFADFRLEQGDDFVFGSKVVYTCHKGYQMMSRRNFRTCMADGWDAVVPVCEASQCPPIPVGNNVQVFGDTDEATFGNVVRFSCKSSREILEGPEEVYCDETGQWSGQPPTCTAVKCKVPMIPNGFVSENKQKYYEDEVLPFECNDKYKPSEDRPSRCMKTGQRVDWSPTPGCEPIKCKLKLPPLEGTSYTPEYTNLFLPGDSVTVRCGDRYGITDRQVETADVLCKKDGEWEIQPVCREVICLKQAPHVRQWYDMWRRAVIHDMVDYYCESGYQKPHGVTRATCTRGGWRPDPLCEEIPNTGTCLLRTDPDAVIQNSKAEYGYNEQIHYVCSAGRGQFSLTCSEDGWFGFRNGSEPTDCGSPPPLPDGDVRYTMRSQYKHCEQVEYMCQTYYTMEGEPYRTCVDGEWTGHMRCLKPCIVNEDIFRQHNITLQTNDKPFFIHDEILAFKCARGSPSGRVAMSQRCSSGEVFLPSCS, encoded by the exons ATGAGGCTCTTTAATGTTTGGCTTTTTATcctgtggatgaatgtggatgAGTCTTTGCAACAGGGTG CCATACGGTGTGGTCATCCTGGTGATGCGCAGTTTGCAGATTTCCggctggagcagggagatgaCTTTGTCTTTGGGTCAAAAGTTGTGTACACCTGTCACAAAGG GTATCAAATGATGAGCCGGAGAAACTTCCGGACCTGCATGGCAGATGGCTGGGATGCTGTTGTTCCTGTCTGTGAAG CATCCCAGTGCCCGCCGATTCCTGTAGGAAACAATGTTCAGGTGTTCGGGGACACAGACGAAGCCACCTTTGGAAATGTGGTTCGCTTTAGCTGCAAGTCCAGCAGAGAAATCCTGGAAGGGCCAGAGGAGGTTTACTGTGATGAGACTGGACAATGGAGCGGCCAACCCCCAACATGCACAG CTGTGAAGTGTAAAGTACCTATGATTCCAAATGGTTTTGTgagtgaaaataaacaaaaatactaTGAAGATGAAGTCCTGCCTTTTGAATGTAATGATAAATACAAGCCCAGTGAAGATCGACCATCGAGATGCATGAAAACAGGACAGAGAGTCGACTGGAGCCCCACACCTGGATGTGAAC CAATTAAATGTAAACTGAAATTACCACCACTCGAGGGAACCAGTTATACACCTGAGTACACAAATCTGTTTCTACCTGGTGACAGTGTaacagtgaggtgtggagacaGGTACGGGATCACTGACCGTCAGGTTGAAACAGCAGACGTCTTATGTAAAAAAGATGGAGAGTGGGAAATACAACCAGTTTGCCGAG AGGTTATATGTCTCAAACAAGCTCCACACGTGAGACAATGGTATGACATGTGGAGAAGAGCAGTAATTCACGACATGGTAGATTATTATTGTGAGTCGGGCTACCAGAAACCACATGGCGTCACCAGGGCCACATGCACCAGAGGTGGATGGAGACCAGATCCACTCTGTGAAG AAATCCCCAACACAGGAACATGTCTGTTACGTACTGACCCAGACGCAGTCATTCAGAATTCCAAAGCTGAGTACGGCTACAACGAGCAGATCCACTACGTCTGCAGTGCGGGCAGGGGGCAGTTCTCTCTGACCTGTAGCGAAGACGGTTGGTTTGGGTTTCGAAACGGTTCAG AGCCTACAGACTGTGGGTCCCCACcacctctaccagatggagACGTCAGATACACCATGAGAAGCCAATACAAACACTGTGAGCAGGTTGAGTACATGTGTCAGACGTACTACACCATGGAGGGAGAACCGTACAGAACCTGTGTAGATGGTGAATGGACCGGACACATGAGATGCCTCA AGCCCTGTATTGTAAATGAGGACATATTCAGGCAACATAACATAACTTTACAAACCAACGACAAACCATTCTTCATTCATGATGAAATCCTGGCGTTCAAGTGTGCCAGAGGAAGTCCGTCTGGAAGGGTGGCCATGAGCCAGAGGTGTAGCAGTGGTGAGGTCTTCCTGCCCAGCTGCTCCTAG
- the LOC114853179 gene encoding complement factor H-like isoform X2: MRLFNVWLFILWMNVDESLQQGASQCPPIPVGNNVQVFGDTDEATFGNVVRFSCKSSREILEGPEEVYCDETGQWSGQPPTCTAVKCKVPMIPNGFVSENKQKYYEDEVLPFECNDKYKPSEDRPSRCMKTGQRVDWSPTPGCEPIKCKLKLPPLEGTSYTPEYTNLFLPGDSVTVRCGDRYGITDRQVETADVLCKKDGEWEIQPVCREVICLKQAPHVRQWYDMWRRAVIHDMVDYYCESGYQKPHGVTRATCTRGGWRPDPLCEEIPNTGTCLLRTDPDAVIQNSKAEYGYNEQIHYVCSAGRGQFSLTCSEDGWFGFRNGSEPTDCGSPPPLPDGDVRYTMRSQYKHCEQVEYMCQTYYTMEGEPYRTCVDGEWTGHMRCLKPCIVNEDIFRQHNITLQTNDKPFFIHDEILAFKCARGSPSGRVAMSQRCSSGEVFLPSCS; this comes from the exons ATGAGGCTCTTTAATGTTTGGCTTTTTATcctgtggatgaatgtggatgAGTCTTTGCAACAGGGTG CATCCCAGTGCCCGCCGATTCCTGTAGGAAACAATGTTCAGGTGTTCGGGGACACAGACGAAGCCACCTTTGGAAATGTGGTTCGCTTTAGCTGCAAGTCCAGCAGAGAAATCCTGGAAGGGCCAGAGGAGGTTTACTGTGATGAGACTGGACAATGGAGCGGCCAACCCCCAACATGCACAG CTGTGAAGTGTAAAGTACCTATGATTCCAAATGGTTTTGTgagtgaaaataaacaaaaatactaTGAAGATGAAGTCCTGCCTTTTGAATGTAATGATAAATACAAGCCCAGTGAAGATCGACCATCGAGATGCATGAAAACAGGACAGAGAGTCGACTGGAGCCCCACACCTGGATGTGAAC CAATTAAATGTAAACTGAAATTACCACCACTCGAGGGAACCAGTTATACACCTGAGTACACAAATCTGTTTCTACCTGGTGACAGTGTaacagtgaggtgtggagacaGGTACGGGATCACTGACCGTCAGGTTGAAACAGCAGACGTCTTATGTAAAAAAGATGGAGAGTGGGAAATACAACCAGTTTGCCGAG AGGTTATATGTCTCAAACAAGCTCCACACGTGAGACAATGGTATGACATGTGGAGAAGAGCAGTAATTCACGACATGGTAGATTATTATTGTGAGTCGGGCTACCAGAAACCACATGGCGTCACCAGGGCCACATGCACCAGAGGTGGATGGAGACCAGATCCACTCTGTGAAG AAATCCCCAACACAGGAACATGTCTGTTACGTACTGACCCAGACGCAGTCATTCAGAATTCCAAAGCTGAGTACGGCTACAACGAGCAGATCCACTACGTCTGCAGTGCGGGCAGGGGGCAGTTCTCTCTGACCTGTAGCGAAGACGGTTGGTTTGGGTTTCGAAACGGTTCAG AGCCTACAGACTGTGGGTCCCCACcacctctaccagatggagACGTCAGATACACCATGAGAAGCCAATACAAACACTGTGAGCAGGTTGAGTACATGTGTCAGACGTACTACACCATGGAGGGAGAACCGTACAGAACCTGTGTAGATGGTGAATGGACCGGACACATGAGATGCCTCA AGCCCTGTATTGTAAATGAGGACATATTCAGGCAACATAACATAACTTTACAAACCAACGACAAACCATTCTTCATTCATGATGAAATCCTGGCGTTCAAGTGTGCCAGAGGAAGTCCGTCTGGAAGGGTGGCCATGAGCCAGAGGTGTAGCAGTGGTGAGGTCTTCCTGCCCAGCTGCTCCTAG
- the LOC114854762 gene encoding complement factor H-like produces MHILTGSCVLLLWTCTLTFVKSQECTREKFIKSSLYDSNFDVSGLDDQYPAGKLVRVNCNIGYSGYFRIMCVEGNWLPKGTKCEPKQCGHPGDAQFADFRLEQGDDFVFGSKVVYTCHKGYQMISRRNFRTCMADGWDGVVPVCEASQCPPIPVGNNVQVFGDTDEATFGNVVRFSCKSSKEILEGPKEVYCDETGQWSGQPPTCTAVKCKVPMISNGFVSENKQEYYEDEVLPFDCNDKYKPSEDRPSRCLKTGQRADWSPTPGCELIKCKLKLPPLEGTSYTPEYTNLFLPGDSVTVRCGDRYGITDRQVETADVLCKKDGEWEIQPVCREVICLKQAPHVYSWSNYWKAQIYNTVNYYCESGYKKPDGFTRATCTRGGWRPDPLCEEIRCPLHEIPNTDLINRQQQYTDGQRANYVCKNGFKGTFSLTCTENGWSGNKQCVEITCDNRVDPYADIESPKLGSRYKHNDQLHYICKKDQQRYTVTCGENGWDVTSGHSCPASTCNRHNDPAADIINPKSAYNYGEQAEYVCKKGGQRYTLTCTKGGWDGESKCSAIKCPKAEVPNGFVVGPFNDTVYYSCNEGFKPLRRGWWGEAKCNGKEWVGLHQCIVKTGCQPPEIPNAQVTPGVPVTGFYADKRRIRITCDADYTSEIKELTCQNGKWNKILKDICKPNKFCQAPPRVENAAVRGPYVKEYRPGSIITYECRKDYTQEGQNTVECENGQWKEPETKMKCKGPSAPPRVCDWGGRRRKQVCGGAEPQLDAGLSALLPAMRSSVTLLLLQLWGNLAISVSQQDCPVPPVIPHASVTEESKKSQYHQGDVIYYGCETGYTSGPSIKYVCSTEGWFAIRKGKCTLKLCQLPEEIPNGRYDFVRGDEFVFGAVIQYHCEEGYQMMSKVTTRTCMLNGWSNRAPVCEPLSCDSPKAEEGLTIKGLLDNDEPITPGRILLFSCDVEGKRLNSSALLMCGNNGQWDHPFPSCEDVACKVDALTPNLRATGLPEANNTVKAGHKLGFSCDKGYTISGSATSQCLESGEWSHPFPTCHVFVPRGPCPPPPHVTDGDIQGTIKRSYAHNERVTYVCPAFYKIENDQSVKTCTDGQWKGAVRCLRPCTVNRDAMNLHKIKFKWVEDDKLYSTPFDHITFVCLDGATHDGRGEMRQQCVDGVMNLPTCISKQTAVLTNSGQINMYFSFVLLFLLCRNVELSVSQNACSVLPDVPHARVSDSSKKAEYPEGHVIHFTCESGFTSDQTPRYVCSSGGWLKVRSGSCYSCASLPRVPHASVSQATNKPEYHMGDVIHFTCESGYTSSLTITYVCLSDGWLPVHQEMCYSPASRCERPPEDRGVRVTGLPGNNQLMFPDHILTFSCDDGKQLTDSSVLICGKDGQWSSSFPTCKDRLPPHHCPPPPHVADGDIQGTVKRSYAPNERVTYVCPAYYKMENDQNVKTCMDGRWVGSVRCLRPCTVNRDAMNLHKIKIKWVDDDKLYMTHFDHITFKCLDGTTHDGRLQMRPQCVDGVVNLPTCIDTAFSCSCCAWRCFPTSTSSWIFMMRLFNVWLFILWLNVDESLQQGEIICLKQAPHVRRWSEPWRRAVIHDMVDYYCESGYKKPHGVTRATCTRGGWSPDPLCEGADTSCTAPPKVENAFVSTPYQKNYLSGSQVTYQCHHGLKVKGDGTIRCQNGVWEQKDISCTRADTSCTAPPKVENAFISTPYQKNYLSGSQVTYQCHHGLKVKGDGTIRCQNGVWEQKDISCTLLEGADCGSPPPLPDGDVRYSIRSQYNHSEQVEYMCQTYYTMEGEPYRTCEDGEWTGHMRCLKPCILNDDDIRQNNISVKSSYNRFLLHDDVVEFRCSTGKPAGSLAMRQRCNSGELSLPSCS; encoded by the exons ATGCACATTCTAACTGGAAGCTGTGTCCTGCTTCTGTGGACGTGTACACTGACCTTTGTGAAAAGTCAAG AATGTACCCGAGAAAAGTTTATAAAGAGCAGCTTGTATGATTCAAACTTTGATGTCAGCGGCTTGGACGACCAGTATCCTGCTGGAAAACTAGTAAGGGTGAACTGCAACATTGGCTACAGTGGTTATTTCAGAATCATGTGCGTCGAGGGAAATTGGCTTCCCAAAGGGACTAAATGTGAAC CCAAACAGTGTGGTCATCCCGGCGATGCGCAGTTTGCAGATTTCCggctggagcagggagatgaCTTTGTCTTTGGGTCAAAAGTTGTGTACACCTGCCACAAAGG GTATCAAATGATCAGCCGGAGAAACTTCCGGACCTGCATGGCAGATGGCTGGGATGGTGTTGTTCCTGTCTGTGAAG CATCCCAGTGCCCGCCGATTCCTGTAGGAAACAATGTTCAGGTGTTCGGGGACACAGACGAAGCCACCTTTGGAAATGTGGTTCGCTTTAGCTGCAAGTCCAGCAAAGAAATCCTGGAAGGGCCAAAGGAGGTTTACTGTGATGAGACTGGACAATGGAGCGGCCAACCCCCAACATGCACAG CTGTGAAGTGTAAAGTACCTATGATTTCAAATGGTTTTGTGAGTGAAAATAAACAAGAATACTATGAAGATGAAGTCCTGCCTTTTGATTGTAATGATAAATACAAGCCCAGTGAAGATCGACCATCGAGATGCTTGAAAACAGGACAGAGAGCCGACTGGAGCCCCACACCTGGATGTGAAC taataaaatgtaaacTGAAATTACCACCACTCGAGGGAACCAGTTATACACCTGAGTACACAAATCTGTTTCTACCTGGTGACAGTGTaacagtgaggtgtggagacaGGTACGGGATCACTGACCGTCAGGTTGAAACAGCAGACGTCTTATGTAAAAAAGATGGAGAGTGGGAAATACAACCAGTTTGCCGAG AGGTTATATGTCTCAAACAAGCTCCACACGTGTACTCCTGGTCCAACTATTGGAAAGCACAGATTTATAACACGGTAAATTATTATTGTGAGTCCGGCTACAAGAAACCAGATGGTTTCACCAGGGCCACGTGCACCAGAGGTGGATGGAGACCAGATCCACTCTGTGAAG AAATCAGATGTCCCCTACATGAAATCCCCAACACAGACCTCATCAACCGTCAACAGCAATACACAGACGGACAACGAGCTAATTATGTCTGCAAGAACGGATTTAAGGGAACGTTTTCTTTAACCTGTACAGAAAATGGCTGGAGTGGAAACAAACAATGTGTTG agatTACATGTGACAATCGAGTCGATCCATATGCAGACATTGAAAGCCCTAAACTAGGATCAAGGTACAAGCACAACGACCAGCTTCATTATATCTGTAAGAAAGACCAGCAGCGTTACACTGTGACCTGTGGAGAAAACGGTTGGGACGTAACTTCAGGACATTCATGTCCAG cATCAACCTGCAACAGACATAATGATCCAGCTGCTGACATTATAAACCCTAAATCAGCCTACAACTATGGTGAACAGGCTGAGTATGTCTGTAAGAAAGGAGGGCAGCGTTACACTCTAACCTGCACAAAAGGCGGTTGGGATGGAGAGTCAAAGTGTTCAG CTATAAAATGTCCAAAGGCTGAAGTTCCCAACGGGTTCGTAGTCGGTCCCTTCAACGACACCGTTTACTACAGCTGCAACGAGGGCTTCAAGCCTTTGAGGAGAGGATGGTGGGGTGAGGCCAAATGCAACGGAAAAGAGTGGGTTGGACTTCATCAGTGCATCG TCAAGACAGGCTGCCAACCTCCTGAAATTCCTAACGCACAAGTGACACCTGGAGTCCCTGTCACAGGTTTCTATGCAGACAAGAGGCGCATTCGGATCACTTGTGATGCAGATTACACCTCTGAGATTAAAGAGTTAACTTGTCAAAACGGAAAATGGAACAAGATTCTCAAAGACATCTGCAAAC CCAACAAGTTCTGCCAAGCACCACCTAGAGTGGAAAACGCGGCTGTGCGAGGTCCGTATGTGAAGGAGTACCGGCCTGGCTCCATTATAACCTATGAGTGCCGGAAGGATTATACGCAGGAAGGACAGAACACAGTTGAATGCGAAAATGGACAGTGGAAGGAACCGGAGACAAAAATGAAGTGTAAAG GACCCTCGGCGCCTCCTCGGGTCTGCGACTGGGGAGGACGGCGCAGAAAAcaggtctgtggaggagcagagcctcAGTTGGACGCTGGTCTGTCGGCGCTGCTGCCTGCGATGCGTTCGTCTGTGACccttctgcttctccagctctggGGGAATCTGGCCATTTCTGTATCACAACAGG ACTGTCCAGTGCCACCAGTTATTCCTCATGCCTCCGTAACAGAAGAGTCCAAAAAGTCTCAGTACCACCAGGGAGATGTGATCTATTACGGCTGTGAGACAGGTTACACGTCCGGCCCGTCCATTAAATACGTTTGCTCCACCGAGGGCTGGTTTGCAATACGGAAGGGAAAGTGCACCT TAAAGCTGTGTCAGCTGCCTGAGGAAATCCCCAATGGCCGTTATGATTTTGTCAGGGGTGATGAGTTTGTTTTCGGAGCAGTTATCCAGTACCACTGTGAAGAGGG GTATCAAATGATGAGCAAGGTGACAACCCGCACCTGCATGTTGAACGGCTGGTCCAATCGTGCTCCAGTATGTGAAC CTTTGAGCTGTGATTCACCAAAAGCAGAAGAGGGACTTACGATAAAAGGTTTATTGGATAACGACGAACCAATAACTCCTGGTCGAATCCTCTTATTCAGCTGTGATGTTGAGGGAAAACGTCTGAACAGCAGTGCACTGTTAATGTGTGGCAATAATGGACAGTGGGATCATCCATTCCCTAGTTGTGAAG ATGTTGCTTGTAAAGTAGATGCTCTGACTCCTAATCTCAGAGCAACTGGACTACCAGAGGCCAATAACACTGTAAAAGCTGGGCATAAACTAGGGTTTTCCTGTGACAAAGGCTACACAATTTCTGGCTCTGCAACAAGTCAGTGTTTGGAAAGTGGGGAGTGGAGCCATCCTTTCCCAACTTGTCACG TTTTTGTACCTCGTGGTCCgtgtccaccaccaccacatgtGACAGATGGAGACATCCAGGGCACGATTAAACGCTCATATGCTCATAATGAGAGGGTCACATACGTTTGTCCAGCATTCTACAAAATAGAGAATGACCAAAGTGTCAAAACATGCACCGATGGTCAGTGGAAAGGAGCCGTGAGATGCCTCC GACCCTGCACCGTCAACAGAGATGCCATGAACCTACACAAAATTAAATTTAAGTGGGTAGAAGATGATAAGTTGTATTCCACTCCTTTTGATCACATCACGTTCGTCTGTCTTGATGGAGCAACACATGACGGCAGGGGGGAAATGCGTCAGCAGTGTGTTGATGGAGTGATGAACCTCCCCACCTGCATTT ccaaacaaacagcagttcTGACCAACAGCGGTCAAATCAACATGTACTTttcctttgtgctgctgtttcttctgtGCAGGAATGTGGAGCTTTCTGTGTCACAGAATG CGTGTTCAGTGCTCCCAGATGTTCCTCACGCCCGAGTGTCAGACAGCAGTAAGAAAGCCGAGTACCCCGAAGGACATGTGATACATTTTACCTGTGAATCAGGCTTCACGTCAGATCAAACGCCCAGATACGTGTGCAGCAGTGGAGGCTGGTTGAAGGTCCGCTCAGGATCATGCTACT CGTGTGCGTCGCTGCCGCGTGTTCCTCACGCTTCTGTTTCACAAGCCACCAATAAACCTGAGTATCACATGGGAGACGTGATCCACTTCACGTGTGAAAGTGGTTATACATCAAGTCTGACCATCACATACGTATGTCTGAGTGATGGCTGGCTGCCAGTCCACCAGGAGATGTGTTACA GTCCAGCCTCGCGCTGTGAACGTCCACCTGAAGACAGAGGCGTCAGAGTCACAGGTTTACCAGGAAACAATCAGCTCATGTTTCCAGATCACATCCTCACATTCAGCTGCGACGATGGGAAACAGCTGACAGACAGCTCAGTGCTGATATGTGGAAAAGACGGGCAGTGGAGCAGTAGCTTCCCTACGTGTAAAG ATCGTCTACCTCCTCACCActgtccaccaccaccacatgtGGCAGATGGAGACATCCAGGGCACGGTTAAACGCTCATATGCTCCTAATGAGAGGGTCACATACGTTTGTCCAGCATACTACAAAATGGAGAATGATCAAAATGTCAAAACTTGCATGGATGGTCGGTGGGTTGGATCCGTGAGATGCCTCC GACCCTGCACCGTCAACAGAGATGCCATGAACCTacacaaaattaaaattaagtGGGTAGATGATGATAAGTTGTATATGACACATTTTGATCACATCACGTTCAAGTGTCTTGATGGCACAACACATGACGGCAGGTTGCAAATGCGTCCGCAGTGTGTTGATGGAGTGGTGAACCTCCCCACCTGCATT GACacagccttcagctgcagctgctgtgcttgGAGGTGTTTTCCTACATCCACCAGCTCTTGGATCTTCATGATGAGGCTCTTTAATGTTTGGCTTTTTATCCTGTGGCTGAATGTGGATGAATCTTTGCAACAGGGTG AGATTATATGTCTCAAACAAGCTCCACACGTAAGACGATGGTCTGAACCGTGGAGAAGAGCAGTAATTCACGACATGGTAGATTATTATTGTGAGTCGGGCTACAAGAAACCACATGGCGTCACCAGGGCCACATGCACCAGAGGTGGATGGAGCCCAGATCCACTCTGTGAAg GAGCTGACACATCCTGCACGGCGCCACCTAAGGTTGaaaatgcttttgtttctaCTCCCTATCAAAAGAATTACTTGTCTGGCTCTCAAGTTACTTATCAGTGTCATCACGGATTAAAAGTGAAGGGAGACGGAACGATTCGATGCCAGAATGGTGTTTGGGAGCAGAAGGACATAAGCTGTACAC GAGCTGACACATCCTGCACGGCGCCACCTAAGGTTGAAAATGCTTTCATTTCTACTCCCTATCAAAAGAATTACTTGTCTGGCTCTCAAGTTACTTATCAGTGTCATCACGGATTAAAAGTGAAGGGAGACGGAACGATTCGATGCCAGAATGGTGTTTGGGAGCAGAAGGACATAAGCTGTACAC TGTTGGAGGGGGCAGACTGTGGGTCCCCACcacctctaccagatggagACGTCAGATACTCCATTAGAAGCCAATACAACCACAGTGAGCAGGTTGAGTACATGTGTCAGACGTACTACACCATGGAGGGAGAACCGTACAGAACCTGTGAGGACGGCGAATGGACCGGACACATGAGATGCCTCA AACCCTGCATCTTGAATGACGACGACATCAGACAAAATAACATCAGTGTAAAATCCAGCTACAACCGGTTTCTCCTTCACGATGACGTCGTTGAGTTCAGGTGTTCCACAGGAAAACCTGCTGGGTCGCTGGCGATGCGTCAGAGGTGTAACAGCGGGGAGCTTTCTCTGCCGAGCTGCTCGTAG